In Phaeodactylum tricornutum CCAP 1055/1 chromosome 10, whole genome shotgun sequence, a single genomic region encodes these proteins:
- a CDS encoding predicted protein, protein MNNFFDRFKPKSKDKSSKGRGNPLASLGLGGPKTFGGKGQSLGGNLPGEIISIELSEHGPLGLQVEKRSNTQKTAIVAMVVEGSQAEKAGLQRGDILCFQGSEGMEEILYDMFLELAKSNQRPLCFEVRRVSTRQVASTSTSKSKSSADSYARKQAVIAAAETREKAAKQKYKPIPKTKNLPTLLSAAERQQIEEDRLARAAAHHLGDAPQTEAAKAAAAAAKEEERKLAVTLGYNPYEPNRTTAGQARHATVATKHGSIKSSSQENGIPSVAPPKDAVMPEVDDTDACSDEFEAAFELTVTTNSHDIIVNSFGILRKLMINATTKGQQEGEESAKFLRVRLGNPKIKATVLDVEGALDLMRTVGFEWLEEGGDSFLVFPKGCQGPLWLPSALRKMERYESS, encoded by the coding sequence ATGAACAACTTTTTCGATCGATTCAAACCCAAAAGCAAGGACAAGTCCTCGAAAGGTAGAGGAAATCCATTGGCAAGTCTGGGTTTGGGAGGCCCCAAAACGTTTGGAGGGAAAGGACAGAGTCTGGGCGGAAACCTTCCCGGAGAAATTATATCGATTGAACTCTCGGAGCACGGTCCGCTCGGTCTCCAAGTGGAGAAACGTTCCAACACACAAAAGACAGCTATTGTCGCCATGGTAGTAGAGGGATCGCAAGCCGAAAAGGCAGGGCTCCAAAGGGGTGATATTTTGTGTTTTCAAGGGTCCGAAGGCATGGAAGAAATTCTCTACGACATGTTTCTGGAACTGGCCAAGTCGAATCAAAGACCTCTTTGCTTTGAGGTACGCCGTGTGAGTACTAGGCAGGTAGCCTCCACCTCCACCTCAAAATCCAAAAGCTCCGCCGACTCCTACGCGCGTAAACAGGCTGTCATTGCCGCGGCTGAAACCCGCGAGAAGGCTGCCAAGCAAAAATACAAACCCATTCCCAAAACAAAAAACCTCCCCACTTTGCTGTCGGCGGCTGAACGACAGCAAATAGAAGAGGATCGTCTCGCTCGGGCCGCTGCTCATCATCTGGGAGACGCACCGCAGACGGAAGCTGCCAAagcggcagcagcagctgcgaaggaagaagaaagaaaattgGCCGTAACGCTTGGGTACAATCCCTACGAACCCAATCGGACCACTGCAGGTCAAGCCCGCCACGCCACGGTAGCGACTAAACACGGAAGCATCAAGTCGTCTTCTCAGGAAAATGGCATTCCATCCGTTGCACCTCCGAAAGATGCGGTTATGCCCGAAGTGGATGATACTGATGCATGCAGCGACGAGTTCGAGGCTGCGTTtgaactgacagtgaccacGAACTCACACGATATAATTGTCAATAGTTTTGGGATCCTACGCAAACTCATGATTAACGCAACGACCAAAGGACAACAAGAAGGTGAAGAATCCGCGAAATTTCTACGCGTTCGGCTCGGAAATCCAAAAATTAAAGCGACTGTTCTGGACGTTGAAGGTGCACTCGATTTGATGCGCACAGTCGGCTTTGAATGGCTAGAAGAAGGAGGGGATTCCTTCTTGGTCTTTCCAAAAGGATGCCAAGGACCTTTATGGCTACCCTCGGCTCTGCGCAAGATGGAACGTTACGAATCTTCATAA
- a CDS encoding predicted protein, producing the protein MWNSLRSDFSEFVSTVKEDTSHVLSSMDDRLEEDDITPEQEECLRRMLNTETYTTPLPTKADNEEQDDELDAEEAKQVAAFLETFSIEARTDEIGKLLELYPDSLKVQFETLVPTDVPYNDFWERHFYRCDEERIRDTWEAEEQREMEQRQRAVSQTIGSVTGFLGGAVKNLTATLSEDNQDRPFPRLTSMTKNQAEKAGLFGSRPPFVRNTAVDESVDEDDEDEEEELGWDDEDDDLDESFDRDEVEDEDDDEGDDEQIEFNDAATEKLQEQLKQALEERDQLHATVEMQSQEIATLKQTSPDLQPDEAAHELIKTLKMQLFEKDSELAALRSSMLDDSRVQPNTAGENSDNEMVAKLEKKIADMSEAACANEKEMAALQAALESVRGELAQARGQAEQKQEALETTLAESSLLQSKLESLETMRSESVEAGIKEASFKNEMETLRSEHAAMVESLALSQSELTTKENFWKDELALVKARMETRESELDAAKQEIELLRERALGLETSLKKAKEQPEATEMQVHKEEEHNTEPEDEVAAELSVDSPDTVSTGVKVDTPAAVEKLQVASGDNEDGDEWDDDW; encoded by the coding sequence ATGTGGAATTCCTTACGGAGCGACTTTTCCGAGTTCGTGTCGACCGTCAAGGAAGATACATCTCATGTGCTGTCGAGCATGGACGATcgcttggaagaagacgacatAACCCCGGAACAAGAAGAGTGTTTACGCCGTATGCTCAATACGGAAACATACACCACACCCCTCCCTACGAAAGCAGACAATGAAGAACAAGACGACGAGTTAgatgcggaagaagcgaagCAAGTTGCGGCTTTTCTCGAAACCTTTTCGATTGAGGCCCGGACTGATGAAATTGGCAAGCTTCTGGAACTCTACCCCGATTCCTTGAAAGTACAGTTTGAAACGCTCGTCCCCACCGACGTGCCTTACAACGACTTTTGGGAGCGCCACTTTTATCGCTGCGACGAGGAGCGCATCCGTGATACGTGGGAGGCAGAGGAGCAAAGGGAGATGGAACAACGTCAACGAGCCGTCTCTCAAACTATTGGATCAGTCACTGGATTTTTGGGTGGTGCGGTCAAGAATTTGACCGCCACTCTATCTGAGGACAACCAAGACCGGCCGTTTCCAAGATTGACGAGCATGACAAAAAATCAAGCGGAAAAGGCGGGCTTGTTTGGTTCGCGTCCGCCCTTTGTTCGCAATACTGCTGTGGATGAGAGCGttgacgaagatgacgaggacgaagaagaagaacttggatgggacgacgaagatgacgatttGGACGAGTCTTTTGATCGGGATGAAgtcgaagacgaagacgatgacgaagggGACGACGAACAAATTGAATTCAACGATGCCGCCACTGAAAAGTTGCAGGAGCAACTCAAACAAGCTCTAGAAGAACGCGACCAGCTGCACGCCACTGTGGAGATGCAGTCCCAAGAAATTGCCACCCTCAAACAGACATCGCCTGACCTTCAGCCCGATGAAGCCGCGCATGAGCTCATAAAAACGCTCAAAATGCAgctttttgaaaaagactcCGAATTGGCTGCGTTACGTTCTAGCATGTTGGATGATTCGCGTGTGCAACCTAATACAGCCGGAGAAAACAGCGATAACGAAATGGTTGCAAAGTTGGAAAAAAAAATTGCGGACATGAGCGAGGCAGCGTGCGCTAATGAGAAAGAAATGGCAGCACTCCAAGCAGCACTTGAGTCGGTTCGTGGTGAGCTTGCGCAGGCCCGAGGACAGGCGGAACAGAAAcaggaagctttggagacGACATTGGCTGAGTCGAGTTTGTTACAATCGAAGTTGGAATCCTTGGAGACGATGAGATCCGAATCGGTCGAGGCGGGTATCAAAGAAGCATCGTTTAAAAACGAAATGGAGACTCTTCGAAGTGAACATGCTGCTATGGTTGAGTCCTTGGCTTTGTCACAGTCTGAGCTCACCACAAAAGAaaacttttggaaagacGAACTTGCGTTGGTAAAGGCAAGGATGGAAACTCGCGAATCTGAGCTCGACGCTGCGAAGCAAGAAATTGAGTTATTGAGAGAACGAGCGCTTGGATTGGAAACAAGCTTGAAGAAAGCCAAGGAGCAGCCAGAAGCTACCGAAATGCAGGTACATAAAGAGGAAGAACACAACACCGAACCTGAAGATGAAGTTGCGGCTGAATTGAGTGTGGACTCTCCAGATACTGTGTCAACGGGCGTCAAAGTGGATACCCCAGCGGCTGTGGAGAAACTCCAAGTTGCCTCGGGCGACAACGAAGACGGTGATGAATGGGACGACGATTGGTAA
- a CDS encoding predicted protein, whose amino-acid sequence MLRATSSHPAGCSLRSMKLFLLLLLQHFASIVAFSLISPECSFYQIRTKPAQLSGTGCTRSCKIRLTKRYGLFQADAESDGASKLPLESSNSTSTSGSTTFASAIASTLDAPVSDADLDILDFLDDITENEHDLVASQKEIVATLKDMAISTTAESVPSSNNRRIQDSQSDSLAQDAAADDFEPTIWKILTEGGVNPLLESNFINRENSGNVFKNGIGGDGGVVYDVNRLKRNLLQETMQAFKQDLLRLLNTPDATEHAIVDKLAALVQASPVRTTTDSNLLDGTWGLAYLSKYTTLQDLKTSVVERRRQARTQEEEKEKQSSSLPPAHRNTGGKEGLWRTSQRVFYLEDVSDDEDAYVLDHQFYVGGWLTKTTRSAVRGLTRQSLRLEPLCSTWTIGGRAIKNNTSSLPISQSWQFIYSDIDLCIVADSTQNAFAVYTKHEDWVDSTQRRRRKWRLARDYFPTLMRSRRTSAASMTLQHQKSWETAQRGDPLIREITLDQARLRVLKLGDLSFSMDDEGAWDGMADPFVHLTADERQRVLKAMRVKDVEAAGKDRRSQAQRWGWLTRMNPSSRRTYFKKPKDKQRDAE is encoded by the coding sequence ATGCTGAGAGCTACTTCAAGCCATCCAGCTGGATGTTCCCTGCGCTCCATGAAACTCTTCCTCTTATTGCTGTTGCAACACTTTGCATCGATCGTTGCATTCTCTCTCATTTCTCCCGAATGCTCATTCTATCAAATACGGACAAAGCCGGCTCAATTGTCTGGCACCGGTTGCACACGCAGCTGTAAGATACGCTTGACTAAACGTTACGGTCTATTTCAAGCCGACGCCGAAAGCGATGGTGCGTCCAAGCTCCCGCTTGAATCTTCGAACAGTACTTCGACGAGCGGCAGCACTACATTCGCCAGTGCCATCGCTTCGACCTTGGATGCCCCCGTATCTGACGCCGATCTCGATATCCTGGACTTTCTGGATGATATCACGGAGAACGAGCACGATTTGGTAGCATCACAGAAAGAAATTGTAGCGACGCTGAAAGACATGGCAATCTCGACAACCGCAGAATCTGTTCCCTCCTCCAACAACAGAAGGATTCAAGACTCTCAGTCTGATTCTTTGGCACAGGATGCAGCGGCAGACGACTTTGAACCAACCATATGGAAAATCTTGACCGAAGGAGGAGTCAATCCGCTCCTGGAGTCTAACTTTATCAATCGGGAAAACTCTGGCAATGTTTTTAAGAACGGGATTGGTGGTGATGGTGGCGTTGTCTATGACGTTAACCGCCTcaaacgcaatttgctgCAGGAAACCATGCAGGCGTTCAAACAAGATTTACTCCGACTTCTCAACACACCCGATGCCACCGAGCACGCCATTGTTGATAAACTCGCAGCGCTGGTCCAGGCCAGCCCGGTTCGCACGACGACCGATTCGAATCTACTAGACGGTACATGGGGACTGGCATACCTCTCCAAGTACACCACGTTACAAGACTTAAAAACTTCTGTGGTGGAGCGCCGCAGACAGGCTCGTACCcaggaagaagagaaagaaaagcagagCTCCTCGCTACCCCCGGCGCACCGAAATACAGGCGGGAAGGAAGGCCTGTGGCGAACGTCGCAACGGGTCTTTTACTTGGAAGATGTgagtgacgacgaagatgccTACGTACTAGATCATCAGTTTTACGTAGGTGGCTGGCTCACCAAAACGACCCGGTCGGCGGTACGAGGCCTCACACGGCAAAGTTTGCGATTAGAACCGTTGTGTTCGACCTGGACCATAGGTGGACGAGCGATCAAGAATAACACGTCTTCTCTGCCAATCTCCCAATCATGGCAATTCATATATTCGGATATAGACCTGTGCATTGTCGCAGATTCTACGCAAAACGCCTTCGCCGTCTATACAAAACATGAGGACTGGGTGGATAGCACGCAACGCCGGAGACGAAAATGGAGATTGGCCCGTGATTATTTTCCAACCTTGATGCGTTCCAGGCGCACGTCAGCGGCCTCAATGACGTTGCAACATCAAAAATCTTGGGAGACGGCCCAACGTGGGGACCCATTGATCCGGGAAATCACCCTGGATCAAGCCCGTTTGCGTGTTTTAAAACTCGGGGATTTGTCGTTCAGCATGGATGACGAAGGAGCTTGGGACGGTATGGCTGACCCCTTTGTACATTTGACCGCCGACGAACGTCAACGCGTTCTCAAGGCCATGAGAGTGAAGGACGTGGAA